Proteins encoded together in one Chitinophaga sp. LS1 window:
- a CDS encoding RagB/SusD family nutrient uptake outer membrane protein, translated as MKRIFLAIAVSVVMVSCSKDFLNQSNPNALSVSDYFASENDVLLAVNGIYQSLRSSNCIGESSGLYLEERSDNTGRNDYSNSGEPFQFNDFSVLVGNSYLLSHWAALYETVSRANVVLSNIDGVSYSSNDTKLGYAAEAKFLRALMYFHLVRQWGAVPLVTKQLTTSDEVTAYTYRVADTAVYAQIISDLKDVLESPLPNFQTGDKIGRASKAAANGLLGQVYLTMSQTIEDGQSTAHLQDAKTYLEACYNMRNFGQLSEIAYSDVFNVDKKSSCPELIMQIVYKQGDATYSSSIAANNQAAGETINSQKEATGVGGNVTGDLIDDYETGDPRMDFSVKYANASNVKDYFITKFRDASDAAGVNGYGGNDWILMRYADIILNLAEVNNLLGDHTTAISFLDQVRTRAGMSDYATASKDANYAAKYPTLKLAILHERRIELAFENHRWYDLLRTFTTDELVSYFQAKDPARYGIAIPQHFTTKDRYYPIPSDEVKLNPTGMYQNPGY; from the coding sequence ATGAAACGAATATTTTTAGCAATAGCGGTAAGTGTGGTAATGGTTTCCTGTAGCAAGGATTTTCTGAACCAGTCTAACCCCAATGCGCTCAGTGTATCCGATTATTTTGCATCAGAAAATGATGTCCTTTTAGCAGTAAACGGTATATATCAATCCCTGAGAAGTTCTAACTGTATCGGTGAAAGCAGTGGCCTGTACCTGGAAGAGCGATCAGACAATACCGGTCGTAATGACTATTCCAACTCTGGTGAGCCATTCCAGTTTAATGATTTCTCAGTATTAGTCGGTAACTCTTATTTACTGTCTCACTGGGCAGCGTTATATGAAACTGTTTCCCGTGCGAATGTGGTTTTATCCAATATTGATGGTGTAAGCTATTCCAGCAATGATACGAAGCTGGGTTATGCTGCAGAAGCTAAATTCCTGCGTGCATTGATGTACTTCCACCTGGTACGCCAGTGGGGTGCTGTGCCTTTGGTAACAAAGCAGTTGACTACTTCTGACGAGGTAACTGCTTATACCTATCGCGTAGCTGATACAGCTGTATATGCGCAGATCATTAGTGACCTGAAAGATGTATTGGAAAGTCCACTGCCCAACTTCCAGACCGGCGATAAAATTGGCCGCGCATCCAAGGCAGCTGCCAATGGTCTGCTGGGGCAGGTGTACCTGACAATGTCTCAGACTATTGAAGACGGTCAAAGCACAGCTCACTTACAGGATGCAAAAACATACCTCGAGGCTTGTTACAATATGCGCAACTTCGGTCAGCTGAGCGAAATCGCTTATTCAGATGTGTTTAACGTGGATAAAAAATCCAGTTGCCCTGAGCTGATCATGCAGATCGTGTATAAACAAGGTGATGCTACTTATTCCTCTTCTATAGCTGCAAATAACCAGGCCGCCGGTGAAACCATCAACTCACAAAAAGAAGCAACAGGTGTAGGTGGAAACGTTACAGGTGATCTGATCGATGATTATGAAACCGGTGATCCAAGAATGGATTTCTCTGTGAAATATGCGAATGCTTCCAATGTAAAAGATTACTTCATTACCAAGTTCCGCGATGCTTCTGATGCTGCCGGCGTGAATGGTTATGGTGGTAACGATTGGATCCTGATGCGCTATGCAGACATCATCCTGAATCTGGCTGAGGTAAACAATTTGCTGGGCGACCATACGACTGCGATCTCTTTCCTGGATCAGGTGAGAACCAGGGCAGGTATGTCCGATTATGCTACTGCCTCAAAGGATGCTAACTATGCGGCTAAGTACCCAACTCTGAAACTGGCTATCCTGCACGAAAGAAGAATTGAACTGGCATTCGAAAACCACAGATGGTATGACCTGCTGAGAACATTCACCACTGACGAGCTGGTAAGTTACTTCCAGGCAAAGGATCCGGCAAGATATGGAATCGCAATTCCGCAACACTTTACCACTAAGGACAGGTATTATCCTATTCCTTCTGATGAGGTCAAGCTGAACCCAACAGGCATGTACCAAAATCCAGGCTACTAA
- a CDS encoding FecR family protein, protein MHTSSDKAEILSLFKKYRAGEATPEEAARIREWFDSFEELQDDPAFTDAANDAALEALERIFHPKVKVRVLPRILKVAAVFILVCTSVLFIYKQLHQPPAPITYALLQAGKAERKKITLPDGSIVTINANTQLRIPSDFGVRDRVLELTGEAVFDVAQHIAKPFIVRSGNLQTVVLGTSFNVKAYPGEKDVEIAVLTGKVRIEKKAATQTTVLSAGLTKDQVLTYNKEHDSLNIGTGKSNEIAAWQNNVFYFEQASIPEIAAVLERQYNIHITLTGQARHNCKYTLQLKNETVENAMRLLSQLSGITYQINHNEIKINTASCE, encoded by the coding sequence ATGCACACATCATCAGACAAAGCAGAGATATTATCGCTTTTTAAAAAATACAGAGCCGGTGAAGCTACGCCGGAGGAAGCTGCCCGTATCAGGGAGTGGTTTGATTCTTTCGAAGAATTACAAGACGATCCGGCATTTACGGATGCTGCTAATGACGCTGCCCTGGAGGCTTTGGAGCGCATATTCCATCCAAAGGTGAAGGTGCGTGTATTGCCACGCATCCTGAAAGTTGCCGCCGTATTTATATTAGTATGTACGTCTGTCCTATTTATATATAAACAATTACACCAGCCTCCTGCTCCCATTACCTATGCCTTGTTGCAGGCAGGAAAAGCTGAGCGTAAAAAGATCACCTTGCCTGATGGTAGTATCGTGACCATCAATGCGAATACGCAACTCCGCATCCCGTCTGACTTTGGCGTACGTGACCGTGTGCTCGAACTGACAGGTGAAGCCGTGTTTGATGTAGCGCAGCATATTGCAAAACCATTTATTGTTCGTAGTGGAAACCTGCAAACAGTAGTATTGGGTACTTCCTTCAACGTGAAAGCCTATCCCGGTGAAAAAGACGTAGAGATTGCGGTACTGACCGGTAAAGTAAGGATCGAGAAAAAGGCAGCTACCCAAACTACTGTACTCTCCGCAGGTTTGACCAAAGACCAGGTATTGACCTACAATAAAGAACACGACTCCTTAAACATAGGTACAGGAAAGTCAAATGAAATTGCCGCATGGCAGAACAATGTTTTCTACTTCGAACAAGCCAGTATTCCGGAAATAGCCGCTGTTTTAGAACGACAATACAATATCCATATCACCCTGACAGGACAAGCCAGACACAATTGTAAATACACATTACAGTTAAAAAATGAAACGGTGGAGAATGCCATGAGATTGCTGTCACAGTTATCCGGCATTACCTATCAGATTAATCATAATGAAATTAAAATCAACACAGCATCATGCGAATAA
- a CDS encoding RNA polymerase sigma factor has translation MMKNLTDAELLSLVRKENDEKAFAILVLRYNVALYKYIYARVRLEDDAKDILQEVLISCWNNRHNIQNPEKIFNYMCRAAYYSVIDWQIAHKKILARQTTLLEKDEPSTFPVENQLIAVEMREKVDTEVAKMNDTMRKVFISSRWESKSIHEIAQEYGLSEQTVKNTISLALKRIRLRLQTDHWLSVYILLTLCLQFLNGTAYMI, from the coding sequence ATGATGAAGAATTTGACCGATGCGGAATTATTATCCTTAGTCCGGAAGGAGAACGATGAGAAAGCTTTTGCCATACTTGTATTACGCTACAATGTAGCGTTGTATAAGTATATCTATGCCCGCGTGCGATTGGAAGATGACGCCAAAGATATACTGCAGGAAGTACTGATCTCCTGCTGGAATAACCGGCACAACATTCAAAACCCCGAAAAGATCTTCAACTACATGTGCCGTGCCGCCTACTATTCTGTAATAGACTGGCAGATAGCGCACAAAAAAATATTAGCGCGGCAAACTACCTTATTAGAAAAAGACGAACCCAGTACTTTCCCTGTCGAGAACCAGTTAATAGCCGTCGAAATGCGGGAAAAGGTGGATACTGAAGTCGCAAAGATGAATGATACCATGCGGAAAGTTTTTATTTCCAGCCGCTGGGAATCTAAGTCTATCCACGAAATAGCCCAGGAATACGGACTCTCAGAGCAAACCGTAAAGAATACCATATCGCTTGCCCTCAAAAGGATCCGTCTCCGTCTACAAACAGACCATTGGCTCTCTGTTTACATTCTGTTAACATTGTGTTTACAATTCCTTAACGGTACCGCTTATATGATTTAG
- a CDS encoding LURP-one-related/scramblase family protein gives MGQANLPKFFNHHDYFIDEKIGLFKFSNAYKVYDDQGQQIGNIEQTVPVWHKLLRLFLSKAVFPFTLDIKEMDNTIVATIHRGWTFWMSKITILDGNGNQIGGIKHKFKLFKPLFHITDQYGAVIAEIKGDWKAWNFTIVDASGNELGQITKKWAGVMKEVFTTADKYRVIIGKECPEDLKKIAIVAGAITIDMVLKESK, from the coding sequence ATGGGACAAGCGAACTTACCTAAATTCTTCAATCACCACGATTATTTCATTGACGAAAAAATCGGACTTTTTAAATTCTCTAATGCCTATAAAGTGTACGATGATCAGGGGCAGCAAATCGGTAATATTGAACAAACCGTACCTGTCTGGCACAAGCTCCTGCGTTTATTCCTGAGCAAAGCCGTATTCCCTTTCACCCTCGACATAAAAGAAATGGACAACACCATAGTCGCCACCATTCACCGTGGCTGGACTTTCTGGATGTCGAAAATCACGATACTCGATGGGAATGGTAATCAAATCGGTGGCATCAAACACAAGTTCAAACTTTTCAAACCTTTATTCCATATTACAGATCAATATGGTGCTGTGATTGCCGAGATCAAAGGGGACTGGAAAGCGTGGAATTTCACAATTGTGGATGCAAGTGGGAATGAATTGGGACAAATCACTAAAAAGTGGGCTGGTGTGATGAAAGAAGTGTTCACCACAGCTGATAAATACCGCGTGATCATTGGTAAAGAATGTCCTGAAGATCTGAAAAAGATCGCCATCGTAGCTGGTGCCATCACCATCGACATGGTGTTAAAGGAATCAAAATAA
- a CDS encoding TonB-dependent receptor has protein sequence MTHRAYLLLILLTCHVMGFATELRSQITIQVRDTRINLDVKNTPLRKVFLLIESQTGLSIGYNTTHVADNQLVSYKAAAAPLASVLQDLLKGYEGAVKQVDERHIFLKIEKIKAVPVVVAQTTDAATVTISGVVTDESNMPIPGVSIHEKTSKVNTTTDVDGKYSIKVNIGDVLVFNFIGFAPQEVPVTSENILNVRLKSQNSQLQEVVAIGYQSVRKSDLTGAVSSVKASEMNLTAPTVGQAIVGKVAGVQVSQVSGAPYKSTKIRVRGIGSFNASSDPLYVVDGYPVDADVFINPEDIETIDILKDAASAAIYGSRASGGVVMITTKRGKSGSRGKLEYSYTTGVNQVSKKVKLLDSNQFLQLLVDGRNGTYRNLIENNTSLTWNDGMMSDNNATRVANVGNANAVQIDPRYYDFANQKVIPSKYNTDWQDLIYRNAFFGRHNVSFSGGTDNIRYYMSGGYQDQDGVVLNTSVKKINLRMNLDATINPRLKAGVNISYTNNQNRELSEGRWDHNPIMTALLMPPSAQPYDSNGNPLKNEIAALSTKYGYNSFENPIALAKEINITRKGNRSNYNAYAIYTILPELTVKANVGMMSYSEKYNYYYPTSLSSGVSAPYSDNAKAAANGIAQNQNVVDQLAEFTLNYNKRFGKHNITGLAGYSAQINTTDLVKVTAKGFEDDRIQEITAKGADGTDFQLTDAYKSTWTMMSYFGRASYNYNEKYFLTGSIRTDGSSRFGPQNKWGLFPSVSAGWNISGESFYHDWLGQLSTLKLRASWGLSGNNNIGNYNTMTTMATATGTVFGSGTVSSAYYPGDLKDQKLGWESTSQFNTGLDIGILKGRLNFIANYYLSYSYNLLFQQTISAISGSTSILTNLRDSKIRNSGIDLQVDARVIDGKDFHLGVAGNISINKNKVLDLGGGSTIIKAGAERSYKTHITEEGQPVGMFYGFKVLGVAKPGDVGKVAESSANSSPLKAGDLYFEDVNKDGVVNDNDKKVIGSPYAKFTYGFALNASYKNFTFSSSFNGSYGNKVLDGQDYYLYNMEGSGNQYADAAGHYVSEANPGNGHVFRASRSGTQSNSTRLSTFYLQNGSFFRCTNATLGYDIKSGVLKKRLGLSNARVYASVDNLFTISKYKGYNPEVDYNDGNNLTPGVDYGKYPLVRAYNLGVKVGF, from the coding sequence ATGACGCACCGGGCGTACCTGCTGCTCATATTATTGACTTGTCATGTAATGGGTTTTGCGACAGAACTGCGCAGCCAGATCACGATACAGGTGCGTGATACCCGCATTAATTTAGACGTTAAAAACACACCACTCAGAAAAGTATTTTTACTCATTGAATCTCAGACTGGCCTTTCCATTGGTTACAATACTACACATGTTGCAGATAATCAGCTTGTGAGCTACAAAGCTGCTGCTGCTCCACTGGCGTCCGTTTTGCAGGATTTACTGAAAGGGTACGAAGGTGCTGTGAAACAGGTGGATGAGCGTCACATCTTCCTGAAGATTGAAAAAATAAAAGCTGTTCCGGTTGTAGTAGCACAAACTACCGATGCCGCAACAGTGACCATCTCAGGTGTGGTTACTGACGAAAGCAACATGCCTATTCCAGGTGTGAGCATTCACGAAAAAACATCTAAGGTAAACACAACTACCGATGTTGATGGTAAGTACTCCATCAAAGTAAACATCGGTGATGTTCTGGTATTTAACTTCATCGGTTTCGCTCCACAGGAAGTACCGGTTACTTCAGAGAACATTCTGAACGTACGTCTGAAAAGCCAGAACAGCCAGCTCCAGGAAGTGGTAGCCATCGGTTACCAGTCTGTAAGAAAGAGCGATCTGACCGGTGCTGTATCCAGCGTAAAAGCGAGCGAAATGAACCTCACAGCACCTACCGTAGGTCAGGCGATTGTAGGTAAAGTAGCAGGTGTACAGGTATCGCAGGTGAGCGGTGCACCTTACAAGAGCACCAAGATCCGTGTGCGTGGTATTGGCTCCTTCAATGCGAGCTCTGATCCATTGTATGTAGTAGATGGTTACCCTGTAGATGCAGACGTTTTCATCAACCCTGAAGATATCGAAACCATCGACATCCTCAAAGATGCGGCTTCTGCAGCCATCTATGGTTCCCGGGCTTCCGGCGGGGTGGTGATGATCACTACCAAAAGAGGTAAATCCGGTAGCAGAGGTAAACTGGAATATAGTTATACCACAGGTGTAAACCAGGTGTCTAAGAAAGTGAAGCTGTTAGACAGCAACCAGTTCCTGCAACTGCTGGTAGACGGTCGTAATGGTACTTATAGGAACCTGATAGAAAACAATACCTCTTTGACATGGAATGATGGTATGATGAGTGATAACAATGCTACCCGCGTGGCAAATGTGGGTAATGCGAACGCTGTGCAGATCGATCCCCGCTATTATGACTTCGCCAATCAAAAGGTAATTCCTTCTAAATATAATACTGACTGGCAGGACCTGATTTACAGGAATGCTTTCTTTGGTCGTCACAATGTATCCTTCTCTGGTGGTACTGACAATATCAGGTATTATATGAGTGGTGGTTACCAGGATCAGGATGGTGTGGTACTGAATACAAGTGTAAAAAAGATCAACCTGAGAATGAACCTGGATGCAACGATCAATCCAAGACTGAAGGCGGGTGTAAACATTTCTTACACCAACAACCAGAACAGGGAATTGAGTGAAGGCCGCTGGGATCACAACCCGATCATGACGGCGCTGTTGATGCCTCCAAGTGCACAGCCATACGATTCTAATGGTAATCCACTGAAGAATGAAATTGCTGCACTGTCTACTAAGTATGGTTACAACAGCTTCGAAAACCCGATTGCTCTGGCAAAGGAAATTAACATTACCCGCAAAGGTAACCGTAGTAACTACAACGCTTATGCTATTTATACCATCCTGCCAGAACTGACTGTGAAGGCAAACGTAGGTATGATGAGTTATTCCGAGAAGTATAACTATTATTACCCTACCAGCTTAAGTAGTGGCGTAAGTGCACCTTATTCTGACAATGCAAAGGCAGCAGCAAATGGTATTGCTCAAAACCAGAACGTGGTAGACCAGCTGGCTGAGTTCACCCTGAACTATAACAAGCGATTTGGTAAGCATAATATTACTGGTCTGGCTGGTTATTCTGCCCAGATAAATACCACTGATCTGGTAAAAGTGACTGCAAAAGGTTTTGAAGATGATCGTATCCAGGAAATCACTGCAAAAGGTGCTGATGGAACTGATTTCCAACTGACGGATGCCTACAAATCTACCTGGACGATGATGTCTTATTTTGGTCGTGCAAGTTATAATTACAATGAAAAATATTTCCTGACAGGATCTATCCGTACAGATGGTTCTTCCCGTTTTGGTCCTCAGAACAAGTGGGGTTTATTCCCGTCTGTATCCGCAGGCTGGAATATTTCAGGCGAATCTTTCTACCATGACTGGCTGGGTCAGTTATCTACATTGAAACTGCGTGCCAGCTGGGGTTTAAGTGGTAACAATAATATCGGTAACTACAATACGATGACTACTATGGCAACAGCTACCGGTACCGTATTTGGTTCGGGTACTGTGAGCTCTGCCTATTATCCGGGTGACCTGAAAGATCAGAAACTGGGCTGGGAATCTACTTCACAGTTTAATACTGGTCTTGACATCGGCATCCTGAAAGGTCGTTTGAATTTCATTGCTAACTATTACCTTTCTTATTCCTACAACCTCTTGTTCCAACAAACAATTTCTGCTATCTCCGGTTCTACTTCCATCCTGACTAACCTGCGTGATTCAAAGATCCGTAATAGTGGCATAGACCTGCAGGTTGATGCCAGGGTAATTGATGGTAAAGATTTTCACCTGGGTGTAGCGGGTAATATCTCTATCAATAAAAATAAAGTACTGGATCTGGGTGGTGGTAGCACTATTATCAAGGCTGGTGCTGAGCGTTCTTACAAGACACACATTACAGAGGAAGGCCAACCGGTGGGTATGTTTTATGGCTTCAAGGTATTGGGTGTGGCCAAACCTGGTGATGTGGGCAAGGTGGCAGAATCTTCTGCTAACAGTTCTCCATTGAAAGCAGGCGATTTATACTTTGAAGATGTAAATAAGGATGGTGTTGTAAATGATAATGATAAAAAGGTGATCGGTTCTCCATATGCTAAATTTACTTATGGTTTCGCGCTGAATGCCAGCTATAAGAATTTCACCTTTTCTTCTTCTTTCAATGGTTCTTATGGCAACAAAGTACTGGATGGTCAGGATTACTACCTTTACAACATGGAAGGTTCCGGTAACCAATATGCCGATGCTGCAGGCCACTATGTGAGCGAAGCTAATCCAGGTAACGGTCACGTATTCCGTGCATCCAGAAGTGGTACACAGAGTAATAGTACCCGTTTGTCTACTTTCTACCTGCAGAATGGTTCTTTCTTCCGTTGTACAAATGCTACACTGGGTTATGACATTAAGTCGGGAGTGCTGAAAAAACGTCTTGGTCTGAGCAATGCAAGAGTCTATGCAAGTGTAGACAACCTATTCACTATTTCTAAATACAAAGGTTACAATCCTGAAGTAGATTATAATGATGGAAATAACCTGACACCAGGTGTAGACTATGGTAAGTATCCATTGGTACGTGCATATAATCTAGGTGTTAAGGTAGGCTTCTAA
- a CDS encoding chemotaxis protein CheB — protein sequence MSNVVKFPSLCIGIGCSAGGLEPVCEFFQHFREKTGAAFVVIPHLSADYPSRFSHILQRFTEMPVHRVTDTVKLQPDNVYVLVEGMMMIVEDHILRVRKRYSREIINKSIDLFFISMAKCYAENAVGIILSGMGTDGIEGIKAIEDRHGLVLVQDPETTEFNILPLTAINRDDPHVVLPPPEIAKFLQRYLKTDKRMI from the coding sequence ATGAGTAATGTTGTTAAATTCCCGTCTTTATGCATTGGCATTGGCTGCTCCGCCGGTGGTCTGGAACCCGTTTGTGAATTTTTTCAGCACTTCAGAGAAAAAACAGGCGCAGCTTTTGTAGTGATACCGCATTTATCAGCCGATTATCCAAGCCGTTTCAGCCACATTCTGCAGCGGTTTACAGAAATGCCGGTTCATCGTGTGACCGATACCGTAAAACTGCAACCAGATAATGTGTATGTATTGGTAGAAGGGATGATGATGATTGTGGAAGATCATATATTGCGGGTACGGAAACGCTATTCGCGCGAAATCATCAACAAGTCAATTGATCTCTTCTTCATATCAATGGCCAAATGCTATGCTGAAAACGCGGTCGGAATCATCCTGTCTGGTATGGGCACGGATGGTATTGAAGGTATTAAAGCGATAGAGGATAGGCATGGCCTCGTACTTGTGCAGGATCCGGAGACGACTGAATTCAATATCCTGCCCCTGACAGCCATCAATAGAGATGATCCGCATGTGGTACTGCCGCCACCGGAAATTGCTAAGTTCCTGCAGCGATACCTGAAAACTGATAAACGAATGATTTGA